One window from the genome of Indicator indicator isolate 239-I01 chromosome 6, UM_Iind_1.1, whole genome shotgun sequence encodes:
- the GALR1 gene encoding galanin receptor type 1, whose translation MKGTSEQPYPEQSYCSAGKRLRATLSSCRRSSSCSSGRRGGSAASRGGPGRRVGCTAGAPPPVAGAAGPRGQAGGARCLPRAAGAAAQHPHPPAHAAPPLASGHCAAVPSSLPPSASAAPASPRFAVRGSSSSVFCPRELWPTANRRMETAILNLSRAGAEPPRGDFNLSRLPDAEGKPLFGIGIENFITLVVFGLIFTLGVLGNSLVITVLSRSKPGKRRSTTNIFILNLSIADLAYLLFCIPFQSTVYVLPTWVLGAFICKFIHYFFTVSMLVSIFTLSAMSVDRYVAIVHSRRSSALRVSRNALLGVGLIWALSFAMASPVAHHQHLFHREASNQTFCWEHWPNPRHKKVYVVCTFVFGYLLPLLLISFCYAKVLNHLHKKLRNMSKKSEASKKKTAQTVLVVVVVFGISWLPHHVIHLWAEFGVFPLTQASFLFRVTAHCLAYSNSSVNPIIYAFLSENFRKAYKQVFKCQIGNESPLNDAKENKSRIDTPPSTNCTHV comes from the exons ATGAAGGGCACATCTGAGCAGCCCTACCCTGAGCAGTCCTACTGCTCCGCGGGGAAACGCCTGCGAGCAACACTGAGCTCCTGC cggagaagcagcagctgcagctcaggaagACGCGGAGGCTCCGCCGCTTCCCGGGGCGGGCCCGGGCGCAGAGTGGGGTGCACGGCCGGAGCACCTCCTCCGGTGGCGGGGGCGGCCGGGCCCCGCGGCCAGGCGGGCGGAGCGCGCTGCCTGCCAAGGGCGGCCGGGGCTGCCGCGCAGCATCCGCACCCTCCCGCGCATGCTGCGCCCCCGCTAGCGTCGGGACACTGTGCGGCGGtaccctcctccctccctccctccgccTCTGCCGCCCCCGCCTCACCGCGTTTCGCGGTgcggggcagcagcagctccgtCTTCTGCCCGCGGGAACTTTGGCCGACAGCAAACCGAAGGATGGAGACGGCGATTCTCAACCTGTCCCGGGCTGGGGCAGAGCCGCCACGCGGGGACTTCAACCTCTCTAGGCTGCCGGACGCGGAGGGAAAGCCTCTCTTCGGCATTGGCATCGAGAATTTCATCACCTTGGTCGTCTTCGGCCTGATCTTCAcccttggggtgctgggcaACTCTCTGGTGATCACGGTGCTGTCGAGGAGCAAGCCAGGCAAGCGCCGCAGCACCACCAACATCTTCATCCTCAACCTGAGCATTGCTGACCTGGCCTACCTGCTCTTCTGCATCCCCTTCCAGTCCACGGTCTATGTGCTCCCGacctgggtgctgggtgccttcATTTGCAAGTTCATCCACTACTTCTTCACTGTCTCCATGCTGGTGAGCATCTTCACACTCTCGGCCATGTCTGTGGACCGCTACGTGGCCATTGTGCACTCCCGACGCTCCTCAGCCTTGCGTGTTTCCCGCAATGCACTGCTGGGTGTAGGGCTCATCTGGGCACTGTCCTTCGCCATGGCCTCACCTGTGGCTCACCACCAGCACCTCTTCCACCGTGAGGCCAGCAACCAGACCTTTTGCTGGGAGCACTGGCCCAACCCACGCCATAAGAAGGTCTACGTGGTTTGCACATTTGTCTTCGGATATCTACTCCCACTGCTACTAATCTCCTTCTGCTATGCCAAG gTTCTTAATCATTTGCATAAGAAGTTGAGAAACATGTCAAAGAAGTCAGAAGCATCCAAGAAAAAG ACAGCACAGactgtgctggtggtggtggtggtttttggcATCTCCTGGCTGCCGCATCACGTGATTCATCTCTGGGCTGAATTTGGAGTTTTCCCCCTGACTCAAGCCTCCTTTCTCTTCAGAGTAACTGCACACTGCCTGGCTTACAGCAATTCTTCAGTGAACCCGATTATATATGCATTTCTCTCCGAAAATTTCAGGAAGGCCTACAAACAAGTCTTCAAATGCCAGATAGGCAACGAGTCACCTCTGAATGATGCAAAGGAGAATAAAAGTCGGATAGATACACCACCGTCTACCAACTGTACACACGTGTGA